One genomic region from Oncorhynchus clarkii lewisi isolate Uvic-CL-2024 chromosome 21, UVic_Ocla_1.0, whole genome shotgun sequence encodes:
- the LOC139378677 gene encoding DENN domain-containing protein 11-like isoform X2, whose amino-acid sequence MVEKSDRAPLLDWEEVPPAEKPVPTPVQEKDVKGPSPANSRASGCTAPGIGWSTSPGGPVFLTSAVSSIDTSLSSRSTIPTPAEWDAQCPDKDDHTPASGQGEVPHDIMVKWEEKDPIVAVFVVTFDTRSGNMLEWCLPGDMNLEGVEFKAMASGSHRVSSDFIYFRKGGYFGLACFANMAVDSVVERGARMKSVGILSTSYTLLYRYMSFLEHQVRLQLKTPGQYSPLEAFFEDKRSVLPPDGESVVTACPGSAWGAALNHCMHPEMKITHPAGCMSQFIQFFGEQIMVLWKLALLRRRILIFSPPPVGVVCYRVYCCCCLANVSIPGVGVAVPEFRPFFYVNVADIDTLDTELSYVACTTEKIFEEKRDLYDVYVDNQNVRTTRESLKPLLRLSAADREKYRKLTEQRQMLLYSQEENGDCVSSEEDHFILFFLEQNNRIFQTLSEVAGRPEPILTQESVRAMGLDPHGDRLFLLHLLETYGYDSLLVTEHPCCS is encoded by the exons ATGGTGGAGAAGTCCGACCGGGCACCGCTACTGGACTGGGAGGAGGTTCCTCCGGCGGAGAAGCCTGTTCCCACACCAGTACAGGAGAAGGACGTCAAGGGGCCGAGCCCCGCCAATAGTCGGGCGTCGGGATGCACTGCGCCGGGGATAGGGTGGAGCACCAGTCCGGGGGGTCCTGTGTTTTTAACATCAGCAGTCTCTAGCATAGACACATCCCTCTCATCCAGGAGCACGATCCCCACCCCTGCGGAATGGGATGCTCAGTGTCCCGACAAGGATGACCATACCCCGGCCTCAGGACAAGGAGAGGTGCCGCACGACATCATGGTGAAATGGGAAGAAAAGGATCCGATCGTGGCCGTGTTTGTGGTTACATTTGATACAAGATCAG GTAACATGTTAGAGTGGTGTCTGCCAGGGGACATGAACCTGGAGGGAGTAGAGTTCAAGGCTATGGCCAGCGGCTCCCACAGAGTCTCCAGCGACTTCAT ATACTTCCGTAAGGGCGGGTACTTTGGCCTGGCGTGCTTTGCCAACATGGCGGTGGATAGTGTGGTGGAGAGGGGGGCAAGAATGAAGTCTGTGGGTATCCTGTCAACATCTTACACCCTGCTGTACCGATACATGAGCTTCCTGGAACACCAAGTCAG GCTCCAGTTGAAAACTCCTGGCCAGTACTCTCCTCTGGAGGCGTTCTTTGAGGATAAGAGATCAGTGCTGCCCCCCGATGGGGAGAGTGTGGTTACTGCATGTCCTGGCAGTGCCTGGGGAGCAGCACTCAACCACTGTATGCACCCTGAGATGAAG atCACCCACCCAGCTGGCTGCATGTCTCAGTTCATCCAGTTCTTTGGGGAGCAGATCATGGTCCTGTGGAAGTTAGCTCTGCTGAGGAGACGTatcctcatcttctctcctccacctgtAGGGGTGGTCTGTTATAGAG TGTACTGCTGCTGTTGCCTGGCCAACGTGTCCATCCCGGGGGTGGGTGTGGCCGTGCCAGAGTTCCGCCCCTTCTTCTATGTCAACGTGGCAGACATTGATACCCTGGATACGGAACTGTCCTACGTAGCGT gCACCACAGAGAAGATCTTTGAGGAGAAGCGGGACCTGTACGACGTCTATGTGGATAACCAGAATGTGAGGACGACCAGAGAGAGTCTGAAGCCTTTACTGCGGCTCAGCGCTGCAGACCGAGAGAAGTACCGCAAACTCACTGAACAGAG GCAGATGCTGTTATATTCTCAGGAGGAGAATGGAGACTGTGTGTCCAGTGAAGAGGACCACTTCATTCT GTTTTTCCTGGAGCAGAATAACCGTATCTTCCAGACGCTCAGTGAGGTGGCAGGGAGACCTGAGCCCATCCTAACCCAGGAGAGTGTGAGGGCCATGGGGCTAGACCCTCACGGAGACAGGCTCTTCCTGCTCCACCTGCTGGAGACATACGGCTATGACAGCCTCCTGGTCACCGAGCACCCTTGCTGCAGCTGA
- the LOC139378679 gene encoding ADP-ribosylation factor-like protein 1: MFLRHVTEFQQLRKRCRVEIYNAVDQGFSVFRMGGWFSSLFSGLFGTREMRILILGLDGAGKTTILYRLQVGEVVTTIPTIGFNVETVTYKNLKFQVWDLGGQTSIRPYWRCYYSNTDAVIYVVDSSDRDRMGISKSELVAMLEEEELKKAILVVFANKQDMEQAMTPAEVANSLGLPALKDRKWQIFKTSATKGTGLDEAMEWLVEALKNRQ; the protein is encoded by the exons ATGTTCCTGCGACACGTCACTGAATTCCAACAGCTACGGAAGCGGTGCCGTGTCGAGATCTACAACGCCGTTGATCAAGGGTTCAGTGTCTTCAGAATGG GTGGGTGGTTTTCCAGTCTCTTCTCTGGCCTGTTTGGCACCAGAGAGATGAGGATCCTGATCCTGGGGTTGGACGGAGCCGGTAAAACGACCATCCTGTACCGCCTGCAGGTCGGAGAGGTGGTCACCACCATTCCAA CAATCGGCTTCAATGTGGAGACGGTGACGTACAAAAACCTGAAGTTCCAGGTGTGGGATCTTGGTGGACAGACGAGTATTAG GCCATACTGGCGTTGTTACTACTCCAACACGGATGCTGTCATCTACGTGGTGGACAGCAGTGATAGAGACAGGATGGGCATCTCTAAGTCTGAGCTTGTCGCCATGCTGGAG GAAGAGGAGTTGAAGAAAGCCATCCTGGTGGTGTTTGCTAACAAGCAGGACATGGAGCAGGCCATGACCCCGGCTGAGGTGGCCAACTCCCTGGGCCTCCCCGCCCTCAAAGACCGGAAGTGGCAGATCTTCAAGACCTCCGCCACCAAGGGCACAGGCCTGGACGAGGCCATGGAGTG GCTGGTAGAAGCCCTGAAGAACAGGCAGTAA
- the LOC139378677 gene encoding DENN domain-containing protein 11-like isoform X1, which yields MVEKSDRAPLLDWEEVPPAEKPVPTPVQEKDVKGPSPANSRASGCTAPGIGWSTSPGGPVFLTSAVSSIDTSLSSRSTIPTPAEWDAQCPDKDDHTPASGQGEVPHDIMVKWEEKDPIVAVFVVTFDTRSGNMLEWCLPGDMNLEGVEFKAMASGSHRVSSDFIYFRKGGYFGLACFANMAVDSVVERGARMKSVGILSTSYTLLYRYMSFLEHQVRLQLKTPGQYSPLEAFFEDKRSVLPPDGESVVTACPGSAWGAALNHCMHPEMKITHPAGCMSQFIQFFGEQIMVLWKLALLRRRILIFSPPPVGVVCYRVYCCCCLANVSIPGVGVAVPEFRPFFYVNVADIDTLDTELSYVACTTEKIFEEKRDLYDVYVDNQNVRTTRESLKPLLRLSAADREKYRKLTEQRQMLLYSQEENGDCVSSEEDHFILSVYYTRIQSTTGVYNKEAFKIIIIITFFFTLKQFISIYKQNKMSMKTLFKKISTCHFFSTVVGFSWSRITVSSRRSVRWQGDLSPS from the exons ATGGTGGAGAAGTCCGACCGGGCACCGCTACTGGACTGGGAGGAGGTTCCTCCGGCGGAGAAGCCTGTTCCCACACCAGTACAGGAGAAGGACGTCAAGGGGCCGAGCCCCGCCAATAGTCGGGCGTCGGGATGCACTGCGCCGGGGATAGGGTGGAGCACCAGTCCGGGGGGTCCTGTGTTTTTAACATCAGCAGTCTCTAGCATAGACACATCCCTCTCATCCAGGAGCACGATCCCCACCCCTGCGGAATGGGATGCTCAGTGTCCCGACAAGGATGACCATACCCCGGCCTCAGGACAAGGAGAGGTGCCGCACGACATCATGGTGAAATGGGAAGAAAAGGATCCGATCGTGGCCGTGTTTGTGGTTACATTTGATACAAGATCAG GTAACATGTTAGAGTGGTGTCTGCCAGGGGACATGAACCTGGAGGGAGTAGAGTTCAAGGCTATGGCCAGCGGCTCCCACAGAGTCTCCAGCGACTTCAT ATACTTCCGTAAGGGCGGGTACTTTGGCCTGGCGTGCTTTGCCAACATGGCGGTGGATAGTGTGGTGGAGAGGGGGGCAAGAATGAAGTCTGTGGGTATCCTGTCAACATCTTACACCCTGCTGTACCGATACATGAGCTTCCTGGAACACCAAGTCAG GCTCCAGTTGAAAACTCCTGGCCAGTACTCTCCTCTGGAGGCGTTCTTTGAGGATAAGAGATCAGTGCTGCCCCCCGATGGGGAGAGTGTGGTTACTGCATGTCCTGGCAGTGCCTGGGGAGCAGCACTCAACCACTGTATGCACCCTGAGATGAAG atCACCCACCCAGCTGGCTGCATGTCTCAGTTCATCCAGTTCTTTGGGGAGCAGATCATGGTCCTGTGGAAGTTAGCTCTGCTGAGGAGACGTatcctcatcttctctcctccacctgtAGGGGTGGTCTGTTATAGAG TGTACTGCTGCTGTTGCCTGGCCAACGTGTCCATCCCGGGGGTGGGTGTGGCCGTGCCAGAGTTCCGCCCCTTCTTCTATGTCAACGTGGCAGACATTGATACCCTGGATACGGAACTGTCCTACGTAGCGT gCACCACAGAGAAGATCTTTGAGGAGAAGCGGGACCTGTACGACGTCTATGTGGATAACCAGAATGTGAGGACGACCAGAGAGAGTCTGAAGCCTTTACTGCGGCTCAGCGCTGCAGACCGAGAGAAGTACCGCAAACTCACTGAACAGAG GCAGATGCTGTTATATTCTCAGGAGGAGAATGGAGACTGTGTGTCCAGTGAAGAGGACCACTTCATTCTGTCAGTATATTACACCAGGATCCAGTCTACAACTGGCGTTTATAATAAAGAAGCCttcaaaattattattattattacatttttttttacacttaaGCAGTTTATTTCTATATACAAACAAAATAAAATGTCCATGAaaacattgtttaaaaaaataagtacTTGTCATTTTTTCTCTACCGTTGTAGGTTTTTCCTGGAGCAGAATAACCGTATCTTCCAGACGCTCAGTGAGGTGGCAGGGAGACCTGAGCCCATCCTAA